One part of the Streptomyces lydicus genome encodes these proteins:
- a CDS encoding DUF4232 domain-containing protein — translation MRTSRIRTVTLAAVTAALALGLTACGGADGGSNAKAAGGGSAAGSGQSGSASDEGGKGGAEQASGGGDAKEGARSTAASGGTGEAAGKGTTAGAGQCRGDEMLLTAVHRFAGQQGDHLLVTASNKGSTPCWVTSYPAVKLGDAGAVLPHSKKDNPGGSKRLTLQPGGKVYSAVNLFDYGSKHHTAQSFALALRGTNGQSGPSYSVALQGAKPQFSWNEADVLNWNTEKPYNF, via the coding sequence ATGCGTACTTCTCGGATTCGTACCGTCACTCTGGCTGCTGTCACCGCTGCGCTGGCGTTGGGTCTGACTGCTTGCGGTGGCGCGGACGGTGGTTCGAACGCGAAGGCGGCGGGTGGGGGCAGCGCCGCCGGCAGCGGTCAGAGCGGGTCCGCGTCGGATGAGGGGGGCAAGGGCGGGGCGGAGCAGGCCAGTGGTGGCGGTGACGCCAAGGAGGGTGCGCGTTCGACGGCGGCCTCGGGCGGGACGGGGGAGGCCGCGGGTAAGGGCACCACGGCCGGGGCGGGGCAGTGCCGTGGCGATGAGATGCTGCTCACCGCGGTGCACCGGTTCGCCGGGCAGCAGGGCGACCACCTGCTGGTCACCGCGTCGAACAAGGGCAGCACGCCGTGCTGGGTCACCTCGTACCCGGCCGTGAAGCTCGGCGACGCCGGCGCCGTACTGCCGCACTCGAAGAAGGACAACCCCGGTGGCAGCAAGCGCCTCACGCTCCAGCCCGGCGGCAAGGTGTACAGCGCGGTGAACCTCTTCGACTACGGCTCGAAGCACCACACGGCGCAGTCGTTCGCCCTCGCGCTGCGCGGCACGAACGGTCAGAGCGGCCCCTCCTACTCCGTCGCCCTCCAGGGCGCGAAGCCGCAGTTCAGCTGGAACGAGGCCGACGTGCTGAACTGGAACACCGAGAAGCCGTACAACTTCTGA
- a CDS encoding metallophosphoesterase family protein has protein sequence MTYEIRTLAPGGAGPAPVAPAPGAASGGRGTLVAVSDLHVRYKENREIVEALTPESDDDWLLVAGDVGEYVSDIRWALSLLSSRFAQVVWVPGNHELWTPADDPVQLRGVARYDHLVRICRELGVLTPEDPYPVWNGDGGPAVIAPLFLLYDYTFRQPGLTTKEAALAHAEQAGVVCTDEFHLHPDPYPTREAWCRARVAATEARLAALPPDLPTVLINHWPIVREPTQPLWYPEFALWCGTEATADWPRRFRAATVVYGHLHIPRLLICDGVPHQEVSLGYPREWQRRTSAPGRPVRVLPAPATVPSGASGTLA, from the coding sequence GTGACCTACGAGATCCGCACCCTCGCTCCCGGCGGCGCCGGCCCCGCGCCCGTCGCCCCCGCCCCCGGTGCCGCGTCCGGCGGGCGCGGCACCCTGGTGGCCGTCAGCGACCTGCACGTCCGTTACAAGGAGAACCGCGAGATCGTCGAGGCGTTAACGCCGGAGTCCGACGACGACTGGCTGCTGGTCGCCGGCGACGTCGGCGAGTACGTCTCCGACATCCGCTGGGCGCTCTCCCTGCTGAGCAGCCGGTTCGCCCAAGTGGTGTGGGTACCGGGCAACCACGAGCTGTGGACGCCCGCCGACGACCCGGTGCAGCTGCGCGGCGTGGCGCGCTACGACCATCTGGTGCGCATCTGCCGGGAGTTGGGCGTCCTGACGCCCGAGGACCCCTACCCGGTCTGGAACGGCGACGGCGGCCCCGCGGTCATCGCCCCGCTGTTCCTGCTCTACGACTACACCTTCCGCCAGCCCGGCCTGACGACCAAGGAGGCGGCGCTCGCGCACGCCGAGCAGGCCGGGGTGGTGTGCACCGACGAGTTCCATCTGCACCCGGACCCCTATCCGACGCGGGAGGCGTGGTGCCGGGCGCGGGTCGCCGCCACCGAGGCCCGGCTCGCCGCCCTGCCACCGGACCTGCCGACCGTGCTGATCAACCACTGGCCGATTGTGCGCGAGCCCACCCAGCCGCTGTGGTACCCGGAATTCGCGCTGTGGTGCGGTACCGAGGCGACCGCCGACTGGCCGCGGCGGTTCCGGGCCGCCACCGTGGTCTACGGCCATCTGCACATCCCCCGGCTGCTGATCTGCGACGGCGTTCCCCATCAGGAGGTGTCGCTCGGCTATCCGCGGGAGTGGCAGCGGCGCACCTCGGCGCCGGGCCGTCCGGTGCGGGTCCTGCCCGCCCCGGCCACCGTGCCCTCCGGTGCCTCGGGGACCCTCGCATGA
- a CDS encoding tetratricopeptide repeat protein, translating into MTGRTDPGHRADAARSAASVQVADTGNVQASGHAIANSGIIHELTVIRHEYPAAGPPAGPDPSRHQGGGRLGRPIGAWDPHDLEVHPAPDPAGHPGTGRGDLPTYVTRRHDRTLARLVTAAADGESGFAVLVGGPSTGKTRACWEAVQPLAARGWHLWHPSDHTQPRTTLEELERVGPRTVVWLNEAQHSLGAAGAVGGRIAQAVHALLTDPRRGPVLVLGTLWPEYVAACTVLPRPGMPDPYSRLRELLTGRTVAVPSAFDAAALKELRDRAAAGDGRLAHAATHAVGGRVTQILAGAPELVRRYEQAPPGARAVLDAAVDARRLGAGLHLRADFLRVAAFDYLGDDDAADLGEAWFDEALRHLTAPVFGGLAPFRRVRRRPEEPPAGDAAFRLADYLEYHGSRLRARACPPESFWNAVAGLVDPAEVARVADSARRRLRFGVADRLYGVALDGGYEGARLFRAQLRELAGDSTGADRLAGADLDRGDLRTLHLVAGMRRASGDWSGAERLYRAAVDHGDVSALRPLAVLRRSAGDEEETARLYWQAVQGGEHDANVLLDASPPPHWRRWAPREALSPLDEADDHQSILQGVTPHWIETKDRADPEVAERLCRIAADHGTPSALLELARLRRGAGDTERARRLCQEAADHGCGPAYKLLAELAEENGDHDDAARITARFAADQRGVTLRWYVESAAKRGDWTRAERLARVELRHGSTLGLRLLARLREPHAPAEAERLAREAAGLGDAQALRTLAVARDAGNPDGAAQLAREAADRGDPYALRTLAKARDARDPDGAAQLAREAADRGDTSAFGLLALAREAAGDPVRAERLALEAVDCGDDVVPRVLARTRARAAAQEPRPGRPPSLLERVLRAGLGPDGSLPPG; encoded by the coding sequence GTGACAGGCCGGACGGACCCCGGCCACCGGGCGGACGCCGCACGCTCGGCGGCCTCCGTGCAGGTCGCCGACACGGGGAACGTGCAGGCGTCCGGCCATGCGATCGCCAACAGCGGGATCATCCACGAACTGACCGTGATCCGGCACGAGTACCCCGCCGCCGGCCCGCCGGCTGGTCCGGACCCTTCCCGCCACCAGGGCGGCGGACGCCTCGGCAGGCCGATCGGCGCATGGGACCCACACGATCTCGAGGTACACCCGGCCCCGGACCCGGCGGGTCATCCGGGCACGGGGCGGGGGGACCTGCCCACGTATGTGACCCGTCGTCACGACCGGACGCTCGCCCGGCTGGTCACGGCCGCGGCGGACGGCGAGAGCGGCTTCGCGGTCCTTGTCGGCGGCCCCTCGACGGGCAAGACCAGAGCTTGCTGGGAAGCGGTACAGCCCCTGGCGGCCCGCGGCTGGCACCTGTGGCACCCCTCCGATCACACGCAGCCGCGGACCACTCTGGAGGAACTGGAACGGGTAGGCCCGCGGACCGTCGTGTGGCTCAACGAGGCACAGCACTCGCTGGGCGCCGCGGGTGCCGTCGGGGGCCGGATCGCCCAGGCCGTGCACGCGCTGCTGACCGACCCGCGACGCGGCCCCGTCCTGGTGCTCGGGACGTTGTGGCCCGAGTACGTCGCCGCCTGCACGGTCCTGCCGCGGCCCGGGATGCCGGACCCGTACTCCCGGCTGCGCGAGCTGCTCACGGGGCGCACCGTCGCGGTGCCCTCGGCGTTCGATGCTGCCGCGCTGAAGGAGCTGCGCGACCGGGCGGCGGCCGGTGACGGGCGGCTCGCGCACGCCGCCACGCACGCAGTCGGCGGGCGAGTGACCCAGATCCTGGCCGGTGCCCCCGAGCTCGTACGGAGGTATGAACAGGCACCGCCCGGGGCCCGTGCGGTACTGGACGCGGCGGTGGACGCCCGGCGTCTCGGCGCCGGGCTGCATCTGCGCGCGGATTTCCTCCGGGTCGCCGCGTTCGACTATCTCGGTGACGACGATGCCGCTGACCTGGGCGAGGCATGGTTCGACGAGGCGCTGCGCCACCTCACCGCGCCGGTGTTCGGCGGCCTTGCGCCCTTCCGACGGGTGCGGCGTCGACCGGAGGAGCCCCCGGCGGGCGACGCCGCTTTCCGGCTGGCCGACTATCTGGAGTACCACGGCTCGCGCCTCAGGGCCCGTGCGTGCCCGCCCGAGTCGTTCTGGAACGCCGTCGCAGGGCTCGTGGACCCGGCCGAGGTCGCCCGGGTCGCCGACTCCGCCCGCAGGCGGCTCCGGTTCGGCGTCGCCGACCGGCTGTACGGCGTGGCCCTGGACGGCGGGTACGAGGGGGCGCGGCTGTTCCGGGCCCAGCTTCGGGAACTGGCGGGCGACAGCACCGGAGCGGACCGCCTGGCCGGTGCGGACCTGGACCGGGGCGACCTCCGGACGCTGCACCTGGTCGCCGGGATGCGCCGGGCGTCGGGCGACTGGTCGGGGGCCGAGCGCCTCTACCGTGCGGCCGTCGACCACGGCGACGTCAGCGCCCTGCGCCCGTTGGCCGTGCTGCGCAGAAGCGCGGGCGACGAGGAGGAGACCGCGCGTCTCTACTGGCAGGCCGTGCAGGGCGGGGAACACGACGCCAACGTCCTGCTCGACGCCTCACCGCCCCCGCACTGGCGCCGGTGGGCGCCGCGGGAGGCTCTGTCCCCCCTCGACGAGGCCGACGACCATCAGTCGATCCTGCAAGGAGTCACCCCGCACTGGATCGAGACGAAGGACCGGGCCGATCCGGAGGTGGCGGAGCGGCTGTGCCGGATCGCCGCTGATCACGGCACTCCGTCCGCCCTGCTCGAACTGGCGCGTCTCCGGCGGGGGGCCGGCGACACCGAGCGGGCCCGGCGCCTGTGCCAAGAGGCGGCCGACCACGGCTGTGGTCCGGCGTACAAGCTCCTGGCGGAGCTGGCGGAGGAGAACGGCGACCATGACGACGCTGCCCGGATCACCGCGCGGTTCGCCGCCGATCAGAGGGGCGTGACCCTGCGCTGGTACGTCGAGTCGGCGGCGAAGCGGGGCGACTGGACGAGGGCCGAGCGCCTCGCCCGGGTCGAACTGCGGCACGGCAGCACGCTCGGCCTGCGCCTGCTGGCCCGCCTGCGCGAGCCCCATGCCCCTGCCGAGGCCGAGCGGCTCGCCCGGGAGGCGGCCGGTCTCGGCGATGCCCAAGCGTTGCGGACCCTGGCCGTGGCCCGCGACGCGGGAAACCCGGACGGGGCCGCCCAGTTGGCGCGGGAGGCCGCCGACCGGGGTGATCCCTACGCGCTGCGCACCCTGGCCAAGGCGCGCGACGCACGGGACCCGGACGGGGCCGCCCAACTGGCGCGGGAGGCCGCCGACCGCGGGGACACGAGCGCGTTCGGTCTGCTGGCGCTGGCCCGCGAGGCGGCCGGGGACCCGGTGCGGGCGGAGCGGCTGGCGCTGGAGGCCGTCGACTGCGGCGACGATGTGGTTCCGCGCGTGCTGGCAAGGACGCGGGCCCGTGCCGCGGCGCAGGAGCCGCGCCCGGGTCGCCCGCCTTCGCTCCTGGAGCGCGTGCTGCGGGCAGGGCTCGGGCCGGACGGGTCACTGCCTCCGGGGTGA
- a CDS encoding YcxB family protein, with protein sequence MAEGRETDAIAERPVELAYLPTVGELASALRARARSTGAGRLRGRALVWTVAVTLVGALLSTAGSGHRDTPWPLYAGVVAVAALMTATPWLQARHLHRLAERQGDIRGTVDDTGVRLTTAHSSAAIDWHLYPRYVETPELFVLLSADRSAVGFLVLPKRAVADPKEVDRLRAVLDRRLVRADAAGAPGGPRSRGRAVGRGAGSVALLLLGLLLFFFAFAAVRTATHPDHFPGIQNNTAPMAVVLLGLGTLAVAGAWRLVRRMAAMRTVTAVLAVLVLLAGGTVLYRVGPMLHCWGAARIARGSEGAYVCYDF encoded by the coding sequence ATGGCCGAGGGCCGGGAAACGGACGCCATCGCCGAGAGACCGGTGGAGCTGGCCTACCTGCCGACCGTCGGCGAACTGGCGTCCGCGCTGCGGGCACGCGCGAGGAGCACCGGTGCGGGCCGCCTTCGGGGCCGGGCGCTGGTCTGGACGGTGGCGGTCACGCTCGTCGGCGCCCTGCTGTCGACGGCCGGATCCGGCCACCGCGACACCCCCTGGCCGCTGTACGCGGGGGTGGTGGCCGTCGCCGCCCTCATGACCGCGACGCCGTGGTTGCAGGCGCGCCACCTCCACCGGCTCGCCGAACGGCAGGGGGACATCCGCGGGACGGTCGACGACACCGGGGTCCGGCTCACCACCGCACACAGCTCGGCCGCCATCGACTGGCACCTCTACCCCCGCTACGTCGAGACCCCGGAGCTGTTCGTGCTGCTCAGCGCCGACAGGTCCGCCGTCGGCTTCCTCGTCCTGCCCAAGCGGGCCGTGGCGGACCCGAAGGAGGTGGACCGGCTGCGGGCGGTCCTCGACCGGCGGCTCGTCCGCGCGGACGCCGCCGGGGCGCCCGGAGGCCCGCGGAGCCGGGGCCGGGCCGTCGGCCGTGGAGCCGGCTCCGTCGCACTGTTGCTGCTGGGGCTGCTGCTGTTCTTCTTCGCCTTCGCCGCCGTCCGAACCGCCACGCACCCGGACCATTTCCCCGGGATCCAGAACAACACCGCCCCGATGGCGGTCGTCCTGCTGGGGCTGGGGACGCTTGCGGTCGCCGGGGCGTGGCGGCTCGTACGGCGGATGGCGGCCATGCGGACCGTGACCGCCGTGCTCGCCGTTCTCGTCCTGCTGGCGGGTGGCACCGTCCTGTACCGCGTCGGGCCGATGCTCCACTGCTGGGGCGCGGCACGGATCGCCCGCGGCTCCGAAGGCGCCTACGTCTGCTACGACTTCTAG
- a CDS encoding ADP-ribosylglycohydrolase family protein: protein MGDALGGPFEFGPRGAFSARFPVPGAGGEMCGGGGWDPGEATDDTQMAVLVAESLLERGGLDLPDLFARFQRWAASEPKDIGLQTEDVLTNGMLWDLAAAIHFQVNQRAAGNGSLMRASTSAVHFASAGQEATMDAARRIAALTHGDRAAWEGTAIFHELIRVTLEGIDPLTALPDILSLVHPDHRGRYATVLAPDWHPDQATEFNGAVWPCLGSAVWALRTTTGFEDAIRAAIDLGGDTDTVAAVPGGLAGACYGLGAIPAHWTQPLHVPLPGFGGRMLHLADLLHLAHRLGDRPGSCSSID from the coding sequence ATGGGTGACGCCTTGGGCGGCCCGTTCGAGTTCGGCCCGCGGGGAGCGTTCTCCGCGCGGTTTCCCGTGCCGGGTGCCGGTGGTGAGATGTGCGGAGGCGGCGGTTGGGACCCGGGCGAGGCCACCGACGACACGCAAATGGCGGTCCTGGTCGCGGAGTCCCTGCTGGAGCGGGGCGGACTGGATCTGCCGGACCTCTTCGCCCGCTTCCAGCGGTGGGCGGCATCGGAACCCAAGGACATCGGCTTGCAGACCGAAGACGTCCTCACCAACGGCATGCTCTGGGACCTCGCCGCCGCGATCCATTTCCAGGTCAATCAACGAGCAGCGGGAAACGGCTCCTTGATGCGGGCATCGACCTCCGCCGTTCACTTCGCTTCCGCCGGCCAAGAAGCCACCATGGACGCGGCCCGCCGCATCGCCGCCCTCACCCACGGCGACCGCGCGGCCTGGGAAGGCACCGCGATCTTCCACGAACTCATCCGCGTCACGCTGGAGGGCATCGACCCCCTCACTGCGCTTCCGGACATCCTGTCTCTCGTCCATCCCGACCACCGCGGGCGCTACGCGACAGTCCTCGCGCCCGACTGGCACCCCGATCAGGCGACCGAGTTCAACGGTGCCGTCTGGCCCTGCCTGGGCTCCGCTGTCTGGGCCCTGCGCACCACCACCGGCTTCGAAGACGCGATACGTGCGGCGATCGACCTCGGTGGTGACACGGACACCGTCGCCGCGGTGCCCGGAGGTCTCGCGGGGGCGTGCTACGGGCTGGGGGCGATCCCCGCCCACTGGACCCAGCCGCTCCATGTCCCCCTCCCCGGATTCGGCGGACGGATGCTGCACCTGGCAGATCTGCTCCACCTCGCACACCGTCTCGGAGACCGACCCGGGTCTTGCTCATCAATCGACTGA
- a CDS encoding 4'-phosphopantetheinyl transferase family protein — MIDKLLPAPVVTAEAFRDAPLSEMFPEERALVANAVPKRQLEFGTVRGCARSALSRLGFAPAPLLPGSDRAPQWPDGVVGAMTHCAGYRAAAVARRRDVLTVGLDAEPNEPVADPGVVDLVTLPEERAQLRGLAALQPEVSWDRLIFSAKESVYKAWYPLTRRWLGFEDALLTLDPTDATFTARLLVPGPVVNGEELTEFTGGWLIGEGLVVTGIVVKA, encoded by the coding sequence ATGATCGACAAGTTGTTGCCGGCGCCCGTGGTGACCGCCGAGGCGTTCCGCGACGCCCCGCTGTCGGAGATGTTCCCCGAGGAACGCGCGCTGGTGGCCAACGCGGTTCCCAAGCGCCAGTTGGAGTTCGGCACCGTACGCGGCTGCGCCCGCAGCGCGCTGTCCCGGCTGGGCTTCGCCCCGGCACCGCTGCTCCCGGGCAGCGACCGGGCGCCGCAGTGGCCGGACGGCGTGGTCGGCGCGATGACCCACTGCGCGGGCTACCGCGCCGCCGCGGTGGCCCGCCGCCGGGACGTGCTGACGGTGGGCCTGGACGCGGAGCCGAACGAGCCGGTGGCCGACCCCGGCGTGGTCGACCTCGTCACGCTGCCCGAGGAGCGTGCGCAGCTGCGCGGTCTGGCGGCGCTGCAGCCCGAGGTCAGCTGGGACCGGCTGATCTTCAGCGCCAAGGAGTCCGTCTACAAGGCGTGGTACCCGCTCACCCGGCGCTGGCTGGGCTTCGAGGACGCCCTGCTCACCCTCGACCCCACCGACGCGACCTTCACGGCCCGGCTGCTCGTACCGGGCCCCGTCGTCAACGGCGAAGAACTCACGGAGTTCACCGGCGGCTGGCTGATCGGCGAAGGGCTGGTGGTGACCGGGATCGTGGTGAAGGCGTGA
- a CDS encoding PucR family transcriptional regulator gives MPLRISDLLARSDLALSVTYDVPPQLLDRTIEAATVSDLPVPGKWLQGGELLMTIGLLLPGEPAACRAYVRDVAEGGAACLALGLGQGLPYQEAPAPLVAAAEEAGLPLLTVPDEVPFIAVTKAVFDARADEQREVLHRAFATQRRLTAAAAGDGLRPMLAEWTAATGVGAAVLDPLGRLLATGDHAQHAPPPRARDLIERVAARGLRGSASSTAGGQQLEVQPLGARRLRGLLLLTGRPDDAARSVVPGLVSLLSLELERRHLRDEPERRRRSALLSELLAAEDPAADRARDMLHSVGLTAERVRGVVVEPEDRREAADGAAGEAAAAAAQEMAADLALAIPGGLVRVTGTGHGGAPGGIIEAVVGEDLDVRDVLARFAPHRPAGIGPATAPEAVRVSLRQAAGLLAVSRSAGEPAEARQSQASRLLLDLGDRRTLHGYADSVLGPLDLADNGEELLATLAAWLETGGAWDATSRRLGVHRHTVRNRLDKAMDLTGRRLDDPDDRFDLWLATRIRRGGAAAAGTGGRPVPPPPPTRPGR, from the coding sequence ATGCCCCTGCGTATCTCCGACCTGCTGGCCCGGTCCGACCTCGCGCTGTCGGTCACCTACGACGTGCCGCCGCAGCTGCTGGACCGCACGATCGAGGCGGCGACCGTCTCCGATCTGCCGGTACCGGGAAAGTGGCTGCAGGGCGGGGAACTGCTGATGACCATCGGTCTGCTGCTGCCGGGCGAGCCGGCCGCCTGCCGGGCGTACGTCCGGGACGTGGCCGAGGGCGGGGCGGCCTGCCTGGCGCTCGGGCTGGGCCAGGGGCTGCCGTACCAGGAGGCGCCGGCGCCGCTGGTGGCGGCGGCCGAGGAGGCGGGGCTGCCGCTGCTGACGGTGCCCGACGAGGTCCCGTTCATCGCCGTCACCAAGGCCGTCTTCGACGCCCGGGCCGACGAGCAGCGCGAGGTGCTGCACCGGGCCTTCGCCACCCAGCGGCGGCTGACCGCCGCGGCGGCCGGCGACGGGCTGCGGCCGATGCTGGCGGAGTGGACGGCGGCCACCGGGGTGGGGGCGGCGGTGCTCGATCCGCTGGGCCGGCTGCTGGCGACCGGCGACCACGCGCAGCACGCCCCGCCGCCGCGGGCCCGCGACCTGATCGAACGGGTCGCCGCGCGCGGGCTGCGCGGCAGCGCCTCCAGCACCGCCGGCGGGCAGCAGCTGGAGGTCCAGCCGCTGGGCGCACGGCGGCTGCGCGGGCTGCTGCTGCTCACCGGCCGCCCGGACGACGCCGCCCGCTCGGTCGTCCCCGGACTGGTCTCGCTGCTCTCCCTGGAGCTGGAGCGCCGCCACCTGCGCGACGAGCCGGAGCGTCGCCGCAGGTCGGCGCTGCTGTCGGAGCTGCTGGCCGCGGAGGATCCGGCCGCGGACCGGGCCAGGGACATGCTGCACTCGGTGGGGCTGACGGCCGAGCGGGTGCGCGGCGTCGTGGTGGAGCCGGAGGACCGCCGGGAAGCGGCGGACGGCGCGGCCGGTGAGGCCGCCGCGGCCGCCGCACAGGAGATGGCCGCCGATCTGGCGCTGGCGATCCCCGGCGGCCTCGTCCGGGTCACCGGCACGGGCCACGGCGGGGCGCCGGGCGGGATCATCGAGGCGGTGGTCGGCGAGGACCTGGACGTCCGCGACGTGCTCGCCCGCTTCGCCCCGCACCGCCCGGCCGGCATCGGCCCGGCCACCGCGCCCGAGGCGGTACGGGTGTCACTGCGTCAGGCGGCCGGGCTGCTCGCCGTCAGCCGGTCGGCCGGCGAACCCGCCGAGGCCCGGCAGAGCCAGGCCAGCCGGCTGCTGCTCGACCTCGGTGACCGCCGTACGCTGCACGGCTACGCCGACTCCGTGCTCGGTCCGCTCGATCTCGCCGACAACGGCGAGGAGTTGCTCGCCACGCTGGCCGCCTGGCTGGAGACCGGCGGTGCCTGGGACGCCACCAGCCGGCGGCTCGGCGTGCACCGGCACACCGTACGCAACCGCCTGGACAAGGCCATGGACCTCACCGGCCGCCGCCTCGACGACCCCGACGACCGGTTCGACCTGTGGCTGGCGACCCGCATCCGGCGCGGCGGCGCGGCGGCCGCCGGGACCGGCGGCCGGCCAGTTCCCCCACCCCCGCCGACACGACCAGGCCGGTGA